The Terriglobus sp. TAA 43 sequence GCGGCAACAGCGAGAACGTGCTGCGTGCGCTGAATACGGCGCGGCAGTATGGTGTTGCCACGGTTGCCTTTCTTGGACGCGACGGTGGAGCATGCGCAGGCATTGCAGATGTGGAACTGATTGTGCGTCACAACGTGACGGCACGTATCCAGGAAGCACACAAGCTGCTGCTGCACACTATCTGCGAGCTGGTGGAGCTTCGGCTCCTTGCTGCCGCAGAGGCAGGAGAACAACCGCTAACTTAAGCGGGACAGGCGAATGAGTATGCGTATTGGAGTTGACCTCGGCGGCACGAAAATCGAAGGCCGCGCGTTTGATAACAACGGACAGGAACTGGATCGTCTGCGCGTTCCCACACCGCGTGAAGATTACGACGGCACCGTCGCAACCATCATTGAGGTAGCCAAGTCGCTGGAGACGCGTCTGGGCCAGCAGGGGACGCTGGGTGTTGGCATCCCCGGGTCGGTGGTGAAGTCCACTGGCTTGGTGAAGAATGCGAACTCCACGTGGCTGAATGGCCGTCCGCTGGAGAAGGATCTTTCCAAGGCGTGGGGCCGCGAAGTTCGCTGCGCCAACGACGCCAACTGCCTCGCTGTTTCGGAAGCAGTGGATGGAGCGGGCGCGGGATACAACGTTGTCTTCGGCGTCATCCTTGGTACCGGATGCGGCGGCGGTGTTGCAATCGCAGGCCGGGTACACAACGGTCCGAACGGCATTGGCGGCGAGTGGGGACACAACTCGTTGCCGATGCAGCGCGAAGGCGAATGGCCTGGTCCTGAGTGCTACTGCGGTCAGCGCGGCTGCATGGAGACGTGGGTTGCTGGATCAGGGCTGGAACGCGACTTTCTTGCTGTCACTGGCAAGGCGTTGCGCGGACCTGAGATCGTCAAGCTGAGCGAAAGTGGCGATGCTGAAGCAGAAGCCGCATTGGCGCGTCTGGAAGATCGTCTTGCACGCGGCCTGTCCAACGTCTGCAACCTGCTGGACCCGGATGCCATTGTCTTCGGTGGTGGCCTGTCGCAGTTGGATCGTCTGTACACAAACGTACCGCAGCTCATCGCGCAGTACACCTTTGGCAAGGGATTTGAAACTCCTCTGCGCAAGGCTGTACACGGCGACGCCAGTGGTGTGCGTGGTGCCGCGTGGCTTTGGCCGCAGGAATAGTTCACTCCTTCACAACAACGAAAGGCCGCGATGATGAATCGCGGCCTTTCACGTTTTGCATAGAGAGATTTACAGGCTGACGTGTTCCAGATCCAGGTTCATCCAGTCGCCCTTTTCGATGGCAGCACGAATCTGTGCGGGAGACTTGTGCTGCTGGGTCTGTTGGTAGGCGAAGGCGGCTTCCTTCATGCAGGTGGAGCATTCGGCTCCGTGCAGGCCTTCAAAGCAGGAATGCAGGCTGTTGTGGCCCATGCCCAGGTCGCAACGGCAGTAGCAGGGCATCTGGTGCAGGACCGGCGAAACCTTTGCGGCCATCTTGTACACCGTTACCTGGTACGGGTGCGAAAAGTACACGCCTGTCAGTTGCGCGTCATGCAAAATGGGCGGCAGCGCCTTCGTGGGTGCGGAGGTGTTGTAGGCCGGAATGTCCTTTGACGGGTTCGACCACTGCGCACACGCGGCTACGGTAAGGACGGCAACGGCAACAAGAGCAATCACGCGCTTCATGCATACGATCATAGCGCGGTCTGATCGTGGTGTTCTTTCAAAGCAGAAGGGGCCGCATCTGCGACCCCTTCGGTTCGTAAAGAATTGTTGGAGAGTTATACCGGTTGTGCGCAGAATTTGCAGCGCTTGGCGTCCACCGGGATGTCGGACAGGCATTCCGGGCAAGGCTTTGTAGTGGCCGCTACGGGTGTCTCAAACTTTGCCATCACATACTTCATCGGCATCACGATCATGAAGTAGATGGCCGCAGCGTTGATCAGGAAGTTGATAATCGCGTTTAAAAACTTGCCAACGTGAAGTTCACCCGGCGGAATGTAGCCCGCGGGCAGGGGACTTGGCGGAACAACGTGTCGAAGCGTGGGAACGTGGACGACCAGATTGGAGAAGTCCGGTGCGCCAACAATTGCAGCGATGAACGGTGTGATAATGTC is a genomic window containing:
- the mscL gene encoding large conductance mechanosensitive channel protein MscL; this encodes MLKGFRDFILRGNVVDLAVAVIIGAAFAAITASVTADIITPFIAAIVGAPDFSNLVVHVPTLRHVVPPSPLPAGYIPPGELHVGKFLNAIINFLINAAAIYFMIVMPMKYVMAKFETPVAATTKPCPECLSDIPVDAKRCKFCAQPV
- a CDS encoding CYCXC family (seleno)protein — protein: MKRVIALVAVAVLTVAACAQWSNPSKDIPAYNTSAPTKALPPILHDAQLTGVYFSHPYQVTVYKMAAKVSPVLHQMPCYCRCDLGMGHNSLHSCFEGLHGAECSTCMKEAAFAYQQTQQHKSPAQIRAAIEKGDWMNLDLEHVSL
- a CDS encoding ROK family protein, with translation MRIGVDLGGTKIEGRAFDNNGQELDRLRVPTPREDYDGTVATIIEVAKSLETRLGQQGTLGVGIPGSVVKSTGLVKNANSTWLNGRPLEKDLSKAWGREVRCANDANCLAVSEAVDGAGAGYNVVFGVILGTGCGGGVAIAGRVHNGPNGIGGEWGHNSLPMQREGEWPGPECYCGQRGCMETWVAGSGLERDFLAVTGKALRGPEIVKLSESGDAEAEAALARLEDRLARGLSNVCNLLDPDAIVFGGGLSQLDRLYTNVPQLIAQYTFGKGFETPLRKAVHGDASGVRGAAWLWPQE